One Thunnus albacares chromosome 12, fThuAlb1.1, whole genome shotgun sequence genomic region harbors:
- the ankrd33bb gene encoding ankyrin repeat domain-containing protein 33B — protein sequence MVLITEEQGEGAKLQENGVAETEFRTNKVATDTPVMSITKIDENVVECEVSGKGENDESDVDYTQNYWEDDDDVYQEFEELDFDALPDRSDTQSVLSDDSFYPPNNSVGYHMYRSPSPESPEPISFFKACCNNNAIIVKIMIRQGVTEEEVRETDRNRRSGLIMACYHGYVDVVIALAQCPYLDVNWQDNEGNTALITAAQAGHVYISNYLLNYFPGLDIEMRNCHGFTALMKAAMQGRADTVRALMLAGGDVQAQSNSRAMTSREWALFTGRYETAYMMYRLMSKPCAEQFCDSFSLEWPMLEELVAQAQEPKSCWKQFVNLSSCCPYKFYINNRVNPVDDGVLDHMVRVTTSISSPLIATACRTVCPGSPPCVGKRRHAVQEILRRQRVAELKRLGPDRLNNYKRFFQNSRVQLIPKAKDRRASLQPQLLSDMATASTVAMRRASLLPLNMLRRSSVRPGIVVPKVRLCKAPAPSYEPEKLKQSSDYNQLQIPKWDYKMKRIERRKEEERQKLVFATKRR from the exons atggttttaataaCGGAGGAGCAAGGCGAAGGAGCAAAACTTCAAGAGAATGGAGTGGCTGAGACTGAGTTCAGGACCAATAAAGTGGCTACGGATACACCTGTCATGTCCATCACCAAGATTGATGAAAATGTCGTCGAGTGTGAGGTGTCGGGAAAAGGCGAGAATGACGAGTCTGATGTTGATTACACACAGAATTATtgggaggatgatgatgatgtatacCAGGAGTTTGAGGAGCTGGACTTTGATGCCCTACCAGATCGCTCGGACACACAGAGCGTTCTCTCGGACGATTCCTTCTATCCTCCCAACAATTCGGTTGGATATCACATGTACCGCTCGCCAAGCCCTGAAAGCCCCGAGCCCATCTCCTTCTTCAAGGCCTGCTGCAACAACAACGCCATCATCGTCAAGATTATGATCAGACAAGGGGTGACTGAGGAGGAAGTGAGGGAGACGGATAGAAACCGAAGA TCTGGCCTGATCATGGCGTGCTACCATGGCTACGTGGATGTGGTCATCGCCCTCGCTCAGTGCCCGTATCTTGATGTCAACTGGCAGGACAATGAGGGCAACACCGCTCTTATCACTGCAGCACAAGCAG GTCATGTGTACATCTCTAACTACCTGCTCAACTACTTCCCTGGGCTGGACATCGAAATGAGGAACTGTCACGGTTTCACAGCTTTGATGAAGGCTGCTATGCAAGGCCGGGCTGACACTGTCAGAGCTCTCATGCTAGCTG GAGGTGACGTGCAGGCACAGAGCAACAGCCGCGCCATGACATCCAGGGAGTGGGCTCTCTTCACTGGTCGATATGAGACGGCATACATGATGTATCGGCTGATGTCGAAGCCCTGTGCTGAGCAGTTCTGTGACTCCTTCTCCCTGGAGTGGCCCATGCTGGAG GAGCTGGTAGCCCAGGCCCAAGAGCCAAAGTCCTGCTGGAAGCAGTTTGTCAACCTCTCATCCTGCTGCCCTTACAAGTTTTACATCAACAACAGGGTAAACCCTGTGGACGATGGTGTTCTCGACCACATGGTGCGGGTCACCACCAGTATCAGCAGTCCGTTGATAGCCACAGCTTGCCGGACAGTGTGCCCAGGCAGCCCACCATGCGTCGGAAAGCGGCGCCATGCAGTGCAGGAGATCCTGAGGAGGCAACGGGTGGCTGAGCTGAAGCGTCTGGGCCCAGACAGACTGAACAACTACAAGAGATTTTTCCAGAACTCACGGGTCCAGCTCATCCCCAAGGCAAAGGACCGGAGGGCCAGCCTCCAGCCTCAGCTGCTGAGCGACATGGCTACAGCGTCAACAGTGGCTATGAGACGAGCAAGTCTCCTGCCACTAAATATGCTGAGGAGAAGCAGTGTGCGACCAGGCATTGTGGTGCCCAAGGTGAGACTCTGCAAGGCCCCGGCTCCCAGCTACGAACCAGAAAAACTCAAACAGAGCAGTGACTACAACCAGCTCCAGATCCCCAAGTGGGATTACAAAATGAAGAGAATagaaaggaggaaggaggaggagaggcagaaacTGGTATTTGCGACAAAGAGGAGATGa